From one Nocardioides yefusunii genomic stretch:
- a CDS encoding LLM class flavin-dependent oxidoreductase: protein MKRIGFLNFGHWSEAPGSQVRTAQDTLVQSIELAVAAEEVGIDGAYFRVHHFARQLASPFPLLAAIGARTSKIEIGTGVIDMRYENPMYMAEDAGAADLISGGRLQLGISRGSPEQVIDGWKYFGYAPAEGESEADMARRHTGVLLEVLKGKGFAQPNPRPMFPNPPGLLPLEPHSPGLRQRIWWGAAGIETARWAAAQGMNLMSSTLVADESGEPFHVQQRKQIEAYLEEWNKHDHGFAPRVSVSRSIMPITTDTDRMFFGRDANSRDQVGQIEADLRAVFGRSYAGEPDALVEQLQDDEAIQLADTVLLTVPNQLGVEYNARLLKTVVDDVAPGLGWR, encoded by the coding sequence GTGAAGAGAATCGGATTCCTCAACTTCGGTCACTGGAGCGAGGCACCTGGATCGCAGGTGCGCACTGCCCAGGACACGTTGGTGCAGTCGATCGAGCTCGCCGTGGCCGCCGAGGAGGTGGGCATCGACGGTGCGTACTTCCGTGTCCACCACTTCGCCCGCCAGCTCGCGTCGCCGTTCCCGCTGCTCGCCGCGATCGGTGCCCGGACCTCGAAGATCGAGATCGGTACCGGCGTGATCGATATGCGCTACGAGAACCCCATGTACATGGCTGAGGACGCTGGAGCTGCCGACCTGATCTCGGGTGGCCGGCTCCAGCTCGGCATCAGCCGGGGATCACCGGAGCAGGTCATCGACGGCTGGAAGTACTTCGGCTATGCCCCGGCCGAGGGCGAGAGCGAGGCCGACATGGCTCGCCGTCACACCGGGGTCCTGCTCGAGGTGCTCAAGGGCAAGGGCTTCGCCCAGCCCAACCCGCGCCCGATGTTCCCCAACCCGCCCGGTCTGCTCCCGTTGGAGCCGCACTCGCCCGGTCTGCGTCAGCGCATCTGGTGGGGTGCGGCCGGCATCGAGACGGCTCGGTGGGCCGCTGCGCAGGGCATGAACCTGATGAGCTCGACGCTGGTCGCCGACGAGTCCGGGGAGCCGTTCCACGTCCAGCAGCGCAAGCAGATCGAGGCCTACCTCGAGGAGTGGAACAAGCACGACCACGGCTTCGCCCCGCGGGTCTCGGTGAGCCGTTCGATCATGCCGATCACCACCGACACCGACCGCATGTTCTTCGGTCGCGATGCCAACTCGCGTGACCAGGTCGGGCAGATCGAGGCGGACCTGCGGGCCGTCTTCGGGCGTTCCTATGCCGGGGAGCCTGACGCGCTCGTCGAGCAACTCCAGGACGACGAGGCGATCCAGTTGGCCGACACCGTCCTGCTGACGGTGCCCAACCAACTCGGCGTCGAGTACAACGCACGGCTGCTGAAGACCGTCGTCGACGACGTCGCGCCCGGTCTCGGCTGGCGCTGA
- a CDS encoding DUF1254 domain-containing protein, translating into MSVLWSDLRTLAREAYVYLYPLVTMEISRRQATCLPADSKPGFGPPNGFRHLRTFPPADFRAVVRPNFDTLYANAWLDLTEGPVLLHAPDTDDRYYMLPMLDMWTDVFATVGKRTTGTGEQDHVVVGPGWTGELPEGVPVIHAPTPYAWIIGRIQTNGPADYPAVTALQDRFSLEPVGGPREYPVDATFEPEVEALTHANALSAIDFFSLAAETLKRVPPHATDFSVLARIAQMGIVPGRSFDATGFGPDELSALQTGATEGLQQMIADVPRLGTERNGWTNFSDTIGVYGNDYRSRAGVTLAGLGANPMDDAIYPLLVADADGEPIVGERDYVLHFDADALPPVAAFWSVTMYDEEGFQVGNELDRFALGDRDPLTYNADGSLDIWISHTNPGAEKESNWLPAPTGPLGINLRLYAPHSDAVTGRWWPPAVRRT; encoded by the coding sequence GTGTCGGTGTTGTGGAGCGACCTGCGGACACTAGCCCGCGAGGCGTACGTCTACCTGTACCCGTTGGTGACGATGGAGATCTCGCGGAGGCAGGCGACCTGCCTGCCGGCGGACTCCAAGCCGGGGTTCGGCCCACCCAACGGGTTCCGGCACCTGCGGACCTTCCCGCCCGCCGATTTCAGGGCCGTGGTGCGGCCCAACTTCGACACCCTCTACGCGAACGCCTGGCTCGACCTCACCGAGGGCCCGGTCCTGTTGCACGCTCCCGACACCGACGACCGTTACTACATGCTGCCGATGCTGGACATGTGGACCGACGTCTTCGCCACCGTCGGCAAGCGAACCACCGGCACGGGGGAGCAGGACCACGTCGTCGTCGGTCCGGGGTGGACCGGTGAACTACCTGAGGGCGTGCCCGTGATCCATGCACCCACGCCGTATGCATGGATCATCGGCCGGATCCAGACCAACGGTCCCGCCGACTATCCGGCCGTGACTGCGCTCCAGGACCGATTCTCCCTCGAACCCGTCGGTGGTCCCCGCGAGTACCCCGTCGACGCGACGTTCGAGCCGGAGGTGGAGGCACTGACACATGCCAACGCGCTCTCGGCGATCGACTTCTTCAGCCTCGCCGCAGAGACCTTGAAGCGCGTCCCGCCGCATGCAACGGACTTCTCGGTGCTGGCCCGGATCGCACAGATGGGAATCGTCCCTGGACGCTCCTTCGACGCCACCGGTTTCGGGCCCGATGAGCTCTCCGCACTGCAGACAGGGGCGACGGAGGGACTGCAGCAGATGATCGCTGACGTTCCGCGTCTCGGCACCGAACGCAACGGCTGGACCAACTTCTCCGACACCATCGGCGTCTACGGCAACGACTACCGGTCCCGGGCCGGCGTCACGCTCGCAGGTCTCGGCGCCAACCCGATGGACGACGCGATCTACCCGTTGCTGGTCGCCGACGCCGACGGCGAGCCGATCGTGGGGGAGCGCGACTACGTCCTGCACTTCGACGCCGATGCGCTCCCGCCGGTGGCGGCGTTCTGGTCGGTGACGATGTACGACGAAGAAGGATTCCAGGTGGGGAACGAACTCGACCGGTTCGCCCTCGGCGACCGCGACCCGTTGACGTACAACGCCGACGGATCCCTCGACATCTGGATCAGCCACACGAACCCCGGCGCGGAGAAGGAATCCAACTGGTTGCCCGCTCCCACCGGGCCGCTCGGGATCAACCTGCGCCTCTACGCACCCCACAGCGACGCCGTCACCGGACGGTGGTGGCCGCCGGCCGTGCGTCGAACCTGA
- a CDS encoding DUF6104 family protein — MYYTDRGIEELEKRRGDEEVTLAWLADRLQEFTDIHPEFEVAVERLATWLAREDDPED; from the coding sequence ATGTACTACACCGATCGCGGCATCGAGGAACTCGAGAAGCGTCGGGGTGACGAGGAAGTCACGCTCGCGTGGCTCGCCGACCGTCTCCAGGAGTTCACCGACATTCACCCTGAGTTCGAGGTCGCCGTCGAGCGTCTGGCCACCTGGCTGGCGCGCGAGGACGACCCGGAGGACTGA
- a CDS encoding multifunctional oxoglutarate decarboxylase/oxoglutarate dehydrogenase thiamine pyrophosphate-binding subunit/dihydrolipoyllysine-residue succinyltransferase subunit, with product MPQSPSTNQTGPDEFGENAQLVHDMYKQFKQDPTSIDEAWATYFRERDAAGLPAPAAPVAKTNPAPVATPRPAAVAAEPARGAGATSVAKDPAPAAKAEASAEPTYTTLRGIPAATAKNMDISLSVPTATSVRNVPVKLLWDNRTVINNHLKRARGGKVSFTHLIGYAIIRAVREFPAMNNTYDEVNGKPTLVTPAHVNFGLAIDQTKADGTRQLVAPSIKATESMDFAGFWTAYEEIVKKARDNKLGMDDYAGTTISLTNVGGLGTSHSVPRLMKGQAAIFGVGSMEYPPEFQGASEDTLTRNAVSKIMTITSTYDHRVIQGAQSGEFLRRVHQLLQGQDGFYDEIFASLRIPYQPIRWNNDIAVSHDEDISKQARVLELIHAYRVRGHLMADTDPLEYQQRTHPDLEIENHGLTLWDLDREFATGKFGPSDRRFMKLRDILGILRDSYCRSIGVEYMHIMDPEQRRWIQERLEVPMEKTPREEQLRILLKLNQAEAFETFLQTKFVGQKRFSLEGGETTIPLVDEICEAAAEASLSEVAIGMAHRGRLNVLANIVGKSYSQIFREFEGNIDPRTVQGSGDVKYHLGAEGEFVAGSGDKINVSVAANPSHLEAVDPVLEGIARAKQDVLDRGSEFYPVLPVLIHGDAAFAGQGVVAETLNLSQLRGYRTGGTVHVVVNNQVGFTTSPGSSRSSLYCTDVARMVQAPVFHVNGDDPEACIRVARLAFEFRQRFNKDVVIDLVCYRRRGHNEGDDPSYTQPLMYDLIEQKRSVRKLYTESLIGRGDITVEEAEEVLRNYQQQLERVFTEVREATSQPSEWTTVPDYPEKSVSNAATATTPAVMQRISEAYSTPPEGFTVHQKVKPQLDRRAKAILEGPIDWGTGEILAFGSLLMEGRPVRLAGQDSRRGTFVQRFATLIDRKNADEWTPLTTLSDDQAKFYVYDSLLSEYAALGFEYGYSVARPDALVLWEAQFGDFVNGAQTVIDEFISSSQTKWRQQSGVVLLLPHGYEGQGPDHSSARIERFLQLAGDDAMVVAQPSTPASHFHLLRQHALGDEHRPLVIFAPKSMLKRKEAASQPEDFTTGTFRPFIGDDAADASKVETLLLCSGRVTWDLVVERTKRENGETFAIGRAEQLYPEPTELIKAELAKYPNLKTVRWVQDEPKNMGPWPHFALNVWSELGVEVEPVTRAASSSPSVGTLKRHVAEQKVLMDQAFAAHNA from the coding sequence GTGCCGCAGTCCCCCAGCACCAACCAGACCGGTCCTGACGAGTTCGGCGAGAACGCTCAGCTCGTGCACGACATGTACAAGCAGTTCAAGCAGGACCCCACGAGCATCGACGAGGCCTGGGCCACGTACTTCCGTGAGCGTGACGCGGCGGGTCTCCCCGCCCCTGCCGCTCCGGTCGCGAAGACGAACCCCGCTCCGGTGGCCACCCCCCGCCCCGCTGCTGTCGCCGCCGAGCCCGCCCGTGGTGCCGGCGCGACCTCCGTCGCCAAGGACCCCGCTCCTGCCGCGAAGGCAGAGGCCAGCGCCGAGCCGACCTACACCACGCTGCGCGGCATCCCCGCCGCCACCGCGAAGAACATGGACATCTCCCTGTCCGTGCCGACCGCCACCTCGGTCCGCAACGTTCCGGTGAAGCTGCTGTGGGACAACCGCACGGTCATCAACAACCACCTCAAGCGCGCCCGCGGCGGCAAGGTGTCCTTCACCCACCTCATCGGATACGCGATCATCCGCGCCGTCCGTGAGTTCCCGGCGATGAACAACACCTACGACGAGGTCAACGGCAAGCCGACCCTCGTCACCCCGGCGCACGTCAACTTCGGTCTGGCCATCGACCAGACCAAGGCTGACGGCACCCGCCAGCTCGTGGCCCCGTCCATCAAGGCCACGGAGTCCATGGACTTCGCCGGCTTCTGGACCGCCTACGAGGAGATCGTCAAGAAGGCCCGCGACAACAAGCTGGGCATGGACGACTACGCGGGCACCACCATCTCGCTGACCAACGTCGGCGGTCTGGGCACCTCGCACTCCGTCCCGCGTCTCATGAAGGGCCAGGCCGCCATCTTCGGCGTCGGCTCCATGGAGTACCCGCCGGAGTTCCAGGGCGCTTCCGAGGACACCCTGACCCGCAACGCGGTCAGCAAGATCATGACGATCACCTCGACCTACGACCACCGCGTCATCCAGGGTGCCCAGTCGGGCGAGTTCCTGCGTCGCGTGCACCAGCTGCTGCAGGGCCAGGACGGCTTCTACGACGAGATCTTCGCGTCGCTGCGCATCCCGTACCAGCCCATCCGCTGGAACAACGACATCGCGGTCTCGCACGACGAGGACATCTCCAAGCAGGCCCGCGTCCTCGAGCTGATCCACGCCTACCGCGTGCGCGGTCACCTGATGGCCGACACCGACCCGCTCGAGTACCAGCAGCGCACCCACCCCGACCTCGAGATCGAGAACCACGGCCTCACGCTGTGGGACCTCGACCGCGAGTTCGCCACGGGCAAGTTCGGTCCCTCGGACCGCCGCTTCATGAAGCTGCGCGACATCCTCGGCATCCTGCGCGACTCCTACTGCCGTTCCATCGGCGTCGAGTACATGCACATCATGGACCCCGAGCAGCGTCGTTGGATCCAGGAGCGCCTCGAGGTGCCGATGGAGAAGACCCCGCGCGAGGAGCAGCTGCGCATCCTGCTCAAGCTGAACCAGGCCGAGGCGTTCGAGACCTTCCTGCAGACGAAGTTCGTCGGCCAGAAGCGCTTCTCCCTCGAGGGTGGCGAGACCACCATCCCGCTCGTCGACGAGATCTGCGAGGCCGCTGCTGAGGCGTCCCTCTCCGAGGTCGCGATCGGTATGGCCCACCGTGGTCGCCTGAACGTCCTTGCCAACATCGTCGGCAAGTCGTACTCGCAGATCTTCCGCGAGTTCGAGGGCAACATCGACCCGCGCACCGTCCAGGGCTCGGGCGACGTCAAGTACCACCTCGGTGCCGAGGGCGAGTTCGTCGCCGGCTCCGGCGACAAGATCAACGTCTCCGTCGCCGCGAACCCGTCGCACCTCGAGGCTGTCGACCCGGTTCTCGAGGGCATCGCCCGCGCGAAGCAGGACGTCCTCGACCGTGGCTCCGAGTTCTACCCGGTCCTCCCGGTCCTCATCCACGGTGACGCCGCGTTCGCCGGTCAGGGTGTCGTGGCCGAGACCCTGAACCTGTCGCAGCTGCGTGGATACCGCACCGGCGGTACCGTCCACGTCGTCGTGAACAACCAGGTCGGTTTCACCACCTCCCCCGGTTCCTCGCGCTCGTCGCTGTACTGCACCGACGTGGCCCGCATGGTCCAGGCTCCGGTCTTCCACGTGAACGGCGACGACCCGGAGGCCTGCATCCGCGTGGCCCGCCTGGCGTTCGAGTTCCGTCAGCGGTTCAACAAGGACGTCGTCATCGACCTCGTCTGCTACCGCCGCCGTGGCCACAACGAGGGTGACGACCCGTCGTACACCCAGCCCCTCATGTACGACCTCATCGAGCAGAAGCGCTCCGTGCGCAAGCTGTACACCGAGTCCCTCATCGGCCGTGGCGACATCACGGTCGAGGAGGCCGAGGAGGTCCTGCGCAACTACCAGCAGCAGCTGGAGCGCGTCTTCACCGAGGTTCGCGAGGCCACCTCGCAGCCGTCGGAGTGGACCACCGTCCCGGACTACCCGGAGAAGTCGGTCTCCAACGCCGCGACCGCCACCACCCCGGCCGTCATGCAGCGCATCTCCGAGGCGTACTCGACCCCGCCGGAGGGCTTCACCGTCCACCAGAAGGTCAAGCCGCAGCTGGACCGCCGCGCCAAGGCCATCCTCGAGGGCCCCATCGACTGGGGAACCGGTGAGATCCTCGCCTTCGGTTCGCTCCTCATGGAGGGGCGACCCGTGCGTCTCGCCGGTCAGGACTCGCGTCGCGGCACCTTCGTGCAGCGTTTCGCCACCCTGATCGACCGGAAGAACGCCGACGAGTGGACGCCGCTGACCACCCTCAGCGACGACCAGGCGAAGTTCTACGTCTACGACTCCCTCCTGAGCGAGTACGCCGCCCTCGGCTTCGAGTACGGTTACTCCGTCGCCCGCCCGGACGCTCTCGTCCTGTGGGAGGCCCAGTTCGGTGACTTCGTCAACGGCGCCCAGACCGTCATCGACGAGTTCATCTCCTCGTCGCAGACCAAGTGGCGTCAGCAGTCCGGCGTCGTCCTCCTCCTGCCGCACGGCTACGAGGGTCAGGGACCGGACCACTCCTCCGCCCGCATCGAGCGCTTCCTGCAGCTTGCCGGTGACGACGCCATGGTCGTGGCTCAGCCCTCGACCCCGGCCTCGCACTTCCACCTGCTGCGTCAGCACGCTCTCGGCGACGAGCACCGCCCGCTGGTGATCTTCGCGCCGAAGTCGATGCTGAAGCGCAAGGAGGCTGCTTCGCAGCCGGAGGACTTCACCACCGGTACCTTCCGTCCGTTCATCGGTGACGACGCCGCCGACGCCAGCAAGGTCGAGACCCTGCTGCTGTGCTCGGGTCGCGTCACCTGGGACCTGGTCGTCGAGCGCACCAAGCGTGAGAACGGCGAGACCTTCGCCATCGGTCGCGCCGAGCAGCTCTACCCGGAGCCGACCGAGCTCATCAAGGCCGAGCTCGCGAAGTACCCGAACCTCAAGACCGTTCGCTGGGTCCAGGACGAGCCGAAGAACATGGGCCCGTGGCCCCACTTCGCCCTCAACGTCTGGTCCGAGCTCGGTGTCGAGGTCGAGCCGGTCACCCGTGCCGCTTCGTCGTCGCCGTCCGTCGGCACCCTGAAGCGTCACGTGGCCGAGCAGAAGGTCCTCATGGACCAGGCTTTCGCTGCTCACAACGCCTGA
- a CDS encoding LCP family protein yields the protein MKAREARRRRLRAGLRATSLALVLGVTALVVPDAQQAPTEAVLVAVDRSQAVDLTPDVIWIAAIGSDARPWEDMTATRGDALQLVGLNTKTGSAVAFGIPRDSWVQVPGAGQRRINDAMTVGGPQLQASVMGDLLGIEPDYVVVTRFEGFEQMLGAVGRITVDNPYAFSDPHLRPEGYAAGKIELGRYGAMNYARIRKGLRDGDFGRSANQQRVMRGIHAAIVEKRRRPGFIERGAFAVLKHTSTDVPATEIFRIAQAVAQVDAAKITTCVVPGTAGFAGPASVVFPDTATARRWGAAAGQDASLANC from the coding sequence GTGAAGGCACGTGAAGCACGCCGCCGACGCCTGCGCGCCGGACTACGGGCGACGAGCCTCGCGCTCGTCCTGGGCGTGACCGCGTTGGTCGTTCCCGACGCGCAGCAGGCACCGACCGAGGCGGTGCTGGTGGCCGTCGACCGTTCCCAGGCGGTGGACCTCACCCCGGACGTCATCTGGATCGCCGCGATCGGGTCGGACGCGCGTCCGTGGGAGGACATGACCGCCACGCGCGGTGACGCCCTGCAACTGGTCGGTCTCAACACGAAGACCGGGTCTGCTGTGGCGTTCGGCATCCCTCGTGACTCCTGGGTGCAGGTCCCCGGTGCGGGGCAGCGTCGGATCAACGACGCGATGACCGTGGGCGGGCCGCAACTGCAGGCCTCGGTGATGGGGGACCTGCTGGGGATCGAGCCCGACTACGTCGTCGTGACCCGTTTCGAGGGATTCGAGCAGATGCTCGGCGCGGTGGGGCGGATCACCGTCGACAACCCCTACGCCTTCTCCGATCCTCACCTGCGCCCCGAGGGCTACGCGGCAGGAAAGATAGAACTGGGGCGCTACGGCGCCATGAACTACGCCCGGATCCGCAAGGGACTCCGCGACGGCGACTTCGGACGTTCGGCAAACCAGCAGCGAGTGATGCGCGGGATCCACGCCGCGATCGTGGAGAAGCGTCGCCGCCCCGGTTTCATCGAGCGCGGCGCGTTCGCGGTGCTCAAGCACACCTCCACCGACGTGCCTGCGACGGAGATCTTCCGGATCGCCCAGGCGGTCGCACAGGTGGACGCCGCGAAGATCACCACGTGCGTCGTTCCCGGGACGGCGGGGTTCGCGGGCCCGGCGAGCGTGGTCTTCCCTGACACCGCCACGGCCCGACGCTGGGGTGCCGCTGCTGGGCAGGACGCGTCGTTGGCCAACTGCTGA